A single region of the Methyloceanibacter stevinii genome encodes:
- a CDS encoding zinc-ribbon domain-containing protein, protein MATLIICPACGTRYQIKAAFPPEGRKVRCAKCSHVWQAQPAEAEAAAPQPAAAPQPAAAPQRPAPQPAPAPQSPPPPPPGAAAPPPPQAAPSSAPMPPQA, encoded by the coding sequence CCCGCGTGCGGAACGCGTTACCAGATCAAGGCGGCCTTCCCGCCAGAAGGCCGGAAGGTCCGCTGCGCAAAATGTAGTCACGTCTGGCAGGCGCAGCCTGCGGAGGCGGAAGCCGCAGCGCCGCAGCCTGCAGCCGCGCCGCAGCCAGCGGCCGCGCCTCAGCGCCCCGCGCCACAGCCCGCGCCCGCGCCACAGTCCCCGCCGCCACCGCCTCCGGGCGCCGCCGCGCCGCCGCCGCCTCAGGCCGCGCCTTCGAGTGCGCCAATGCCCCCGCAGGC